Part of the Tepidibacillus fermentans genome, TCGTAAGGTATATCGGCTTGCTTCCGTTTCTCTTAATTCTTGAACGAGATCGAGAAAATCTTTTGGTTCATCCGTCTCAAAAGCGACAACAAATTCTTGATCGTCAATCCCAAACGAATAAGTCGTATTTAATTTCACAGAGGGATATTTGTTTCCAATTTGAATATGTTCATCCATCATCCCTTGACGAGTTGCGAATGTTAAATGGTACCAATCCCTTGTTTTTACAAAAGGGTAGACGAAGAGATATTTGTATTTTCCGGGTATGATGAAAGCTCGCGAGTTTTGATGTTCAGGCTCAATTTTATCTACGTACATACTTCTTTTTGAAATCGATAGATAGGAATAGGTAACTGTTAAATATTGACCTAAACCAGTATGTAATAACTTAGTAGTCATTTCTTGAAAAAGTTCTAAGCGGTTAGTGATTCTCCAAAGCATAAAATCAACATCTGCTCGAATACCAACAAGGGAATAATAAAGAAGCATGAGATCGGAATGATTCATATATTCTTTCACTACTTGTTGGAATTCATCTTTCCTTCTTTTTTGTTCATCTTTGCTCAATCTGCGAAAAGCAGGGTCTACCTTGAAGAAAATAAAGTTGATGTATTGAGTTGGACGATTTGGGGAATTCGTTGTTTTAGTTGCATGTGGATTCAGATTCATTAGCGATCCTCCTTTTTCATGGTAACTCATTCTCATTTTAAACAAAGATAAACCGTTTTACAATATAAACACTAGGTATTTAGTATAAAAAGGACAAGATTTATTTTTGTCAGGTCGAATCGGTAAAATTAGCAAGAGATAATTTCCAAGTTCATGCAAAAATCTAAGAAGTTCTCTCTAAAGTAGGTATAAAAATTTTTTTGTCGGAAAAGATGAACTTTAGAGAGGAGGTAGATCAATGTCTACCAAAAATAAACAACCAGCTAAATTATCATTACTCTTCTTGCTGGTTGTAATATCCATCCAATTGATGGGGTTTACAATGATTCCAAAACAAATAGAAAATAGGAATCAAAACAATCACGTGAATCATGATTTTATGAATGAGATGTTTCATTTTTTCCTTGAAGATCATCAATTACCCTTCTTAGGAAAACTGTTGAGTAAAGAACAAAAAGAACCTATAAAAGCCAAAAGTAATGAAACGAAAAGTCAACCTATCTTTGATCTTTCCAAATATGAAAAGGTACATGTGGTAGCGACAGGTTATACAGCTGGAAAGGAATCAACAGGTAAAGATAAATCTCACCCTCAATATGGTATTACTTATTCCGGAGTTCGAGTCATAAGAGGGAATTATTCTACGATCGCCGCTGACTTAAACGTTTTCCCAATAGGAACCGTCCTTTATATTCCAGGATATGGCTACGGTGTTGTTGCCGATAAAGGTTCGGCGATAAAAGGGAACAAATTAGACCTTTATTTTGAAACTATTCAAGATGTTTATCAAGAATGGGGAAAAAGAGAAGTTGATGTTTATGTGATTAAAAAAGGCGATGGGACTTTAACAGAAGAGGTTATGAAAGAATATAACCGTGCAGAACCAGTTGATGCAATAAAATAAAATGATTTACGGGCAAGGAGTAAATATCCTTGCCTTTTTTGATTGTATTCGAAATCGTGCAATTTGTGTTTTCCTTTGTTATGATAAAAGTATTCTTTAGTCAGGGGTGAAATGATGTTCAGAAAATATCCTGAGGAATATTATTTGTTTTTTGAGAAATTTAACGAAGGGGAATATTACGAATGCCATGACCTACTTGAAGAAATTTGGTTAACAGATCGGCAAAACAAGTTTCTACAAGGATTATTACAAGTGGCTGTTGCCGTTTATCATTTCGAAAACGGAAATATTTACGGTTCGAGAGCCCTTTTTCAATCTGCTTATCAATACTTACAACCTTATCGTCCTGAATATTGGGATCTTGACTTAGAGCCTGTGATCAACTTTATTGAAAAAGCATTAGCTGTTCTACCTCAAGAAAGAAGGATCTCCATCGATGAAGTCACAAAAATCGATTTTCCTAAGATTCAATTACATTTGAAACAGGAAAAACTTTAGCCAACCGAAATAATTTTCAATTCAGTGAAAAAAAAGTACAATATTCCATATCCATTTTTTTGGAGGTGTTGTCATGAAAATCGAATTTACGAATCTAAATGTTGCAGAGATTAAAGCAGATTTGTTGGTATTTGGTCATTATCTCAATGAAAAAAAACCACAGGGTAAGTTAGCAGAGTTAGATCAAGTTCTTGATGGTGCGATTTCGGATTTAATTCAGCAAGGGGATATTACGGGAAAGGCAAAAGAAACTGTTCTTATTCATACGTTTGGTAAAATTCCTGCCTCTCGGGTTTTAGTAATTGGTTTAGGAAATTATGACCAATTCGATCAAGATCTGATTAGGGAAGTAGCTGCTATTGCTGTAAAACAAGGAATCAAAGTGAAAGCAAAACGAATCGCTTCTTGTCCTTTTGGTATCAATCATCCTAATGTTCATGAACACCATGTGACTCATTCATTTGCGGAAGGGGCTGTTTTGGCTGCTTATCATTTTGAAGGGTATCGTTCAGAAAAAGAAGAGCATCACCAAATCGAATTCATCCAGCTGATGGCAGATCAAGTATCGGAAGAATTAGAGTATGGAATTGAATGTGGAACTGCTTATGGATTAGGAACCAATCTTGCAAGGGATTTAGTCAATTCCCCTGGTAATCTGATGACGCCGACAAAGATGGCAGAAAAAGCAGTAGAAATTGCTCGCCGTTATGGGATGGAATATGAAGTCCTCGGTAAAGAAGAGATGGAGCGTTTAGGAATGGGCGGACTTTTGGCAGTGGCCCAAGGAAGTGATCAACCGCCAAAAATGATCGTGATCAAATATCGTGGTCGAGAAAAGTGGGATGAAGTTTTAGGTTTTGTCGGAAAAGGTTTAACTTTTGATAGTGGTGGAATTTCGCTAAAACCTGCAGCGAATATGGATGAAATGAAAACAGATATGGCAGGAGGAGCAGCCGTTCTTGGAGCGATGGAAGCGATCGGGCGATTACGTCCAAAAGTAAATATTGTTGCCGTCATTCCTTCTACTGAGAATTTACCATCTGGCAAGGCCTATAAGCCTGGAGATGTCATCCGTACGATGAGTGGAAAAACGATTGAAGTTTTAAATACAGATGCAGAAGGTCGTCTAATTTTAGCAGATGGAATTACCTATGCAAAAAAGCTAGGAGCAACAAGAATTATTGATCTAGCCACTTTAACAGGAGCGATTCTTGTAGCGCTAGGTACGGTAACTACAGGGGCTTTTACAAATGATCCTGCTTTCCTTGAAGACTTTAAGAAATCAGCGAAAAAAGCAGGCGAAAAAATTTGGCAGTTACCTACTTTTGATGAATATAAAGAACAAATTAAAAGCCAAATTGCTGATTTGAAAAATACTGGGGGAAGAAATGCAGGCAGTATTACTGCTGCACTATTCTTAGATGCTTTTGCAGAGGATACTCCTTGGATTCATTTAGATATTGCGGGTACAGCTTTTACATCTAAGGAAACACCGACTACTCCAAAAGGAGCTACTGGTGTGATGGTTCGCTCTCTTGTACAAATTGCGAAACATTATGGAAAACACGGGATGAAATAAATAGAATTTAGGATATGGCAGGGGATTTACTTAAAAAACCCTTGCCCTTTTTTTACGCTGACGCTAATCGCTTTGTTTTCTCGTTATATCTTAATAAAAGAGGTATAATATAAATTAAAAGGGAGTGAAAGGAGAATCTCATGAAAAAAGGAACCATTATTTTAATTGTTATTGTTGCTATTTTTGCAATACTCGCTTTTTCAATGATAGGTAGCTATAATAGCTTTGTTTCACAAGAAGAAGCGGTAAATCAATCTTTTGCCCAAATTCAAACCCAATTACAAAGAAGAATGGATTTAATTCCGAATCTGGTCAATACCGTCAAGGGTTATGCCGCTCATGAGAAAGAGGTTTTGCAAGGGATTGCCGATGCAAGGGCTCGTTTAGCAGGAGCCAGAACACCTTTAGAAATGGCGAATGCGAATACAGAGTTGAACTCAGCTTTAAGTCGATTAATAGTTGTTGTCGAACGGTATCCGAATTTAAAAGCGGATCGACAATTTACGCAATTAATGGATGAATTGGCAGGTACGGAGAATCGAATTGCAACCGCAAGAAGAGATTACAATACTGCGGTACAAACCTATAATCAACAGATCAAAAGGTTCCCTGGAGTGATTGTCGCTCGTCTATTTGGTTTTGAGCCAAAGGAATATTTCCAAGCGGATGAGAATGCCCAAAAGGCACCATCTGTTGATTTTGGGAGTCAATCGAAATGAAAAAGAGGTTAAGAGGAATCTTTTTTCTTCTCTTTGCTATCACGGTTTTATTTCAATCCATTAGTTTTGCTCAAATTGAGATTCCAAAACCTATTGGAGATATATATGTTCAGGATTTTGCGCATGTCTTAACTCCTGATCAAAAGGCTGAATTGATTGATCTAGGAAGAAGATTAGATGATGCCACAAAAGCGCAAATTGCAGTTTTAACGGTTGATACGACAAATGGTATACCAATTGAAGAATATGCAACCACCGCTTTTCGTACCTACCAGTTAGGTGATAAAAAATTAAATAATGGTGTGTTATTTGTTATTGCAATGAATGACCATAAGATGAGAATCGAAGTTGGCTATGGTCTTGAAGGAGCAATTCCTGACGGGAAAGCAGGACGAATCTTGGATGATTTCGCTGTTCCATATTTGAAAAATAATCAACCAGACTTAGCTGTGATGGGGGTCTATAAGGCTCTGTATAATGAGGTGGCTAAAGAGTATCATTTAAACTCAGATCAATTGGTTCAAAATAGACCACCTGATACTCCAGCAAAAAAATCATTTAGTCTTTCCGAACTTGTGTGGGCTCTTATTATTTTTGTCTTTATCCTTATTGATTTTATCTTCTTCGGCGGCTTTTTCACCTTTACGATTCTATCGCTAGTTGCAAGAGGAGGCGGTGGTCGATTCGGTGGTGGCGGTCCACGTGGAGGTGGCGGTGGATCATCCGGTGGAGGCGGAGCAAGCCGTGGATGGTAGTATTGAAGCCGAGTGATTCGGAGATAGTGGGTTTATATATTCCATAAGCAGCGACTTTTGGGAGTGTATTTCTTACTATTTTTTTTTATTCAAAAGAAATACACAGACAACGGAACTGCTATGGAATATATAAACCTATCTTTTTGATTACCAATCTTCCAATCAAAAACTTCATGAGAAGTGAGAACTTATTTGCAACCTATCATAACGGTGAGCCTTTGACAATCATGGTTGGCCTTTACGTTTAGTGATTCCACACCTCTATTTCTGGAAAAGCGCAAAATGGGTGAGAGGAATCGAGCTCATGAAAGAGGATAAACCGGGTTTTTGGGAACGAGCAGGATACAATATGTATGGTGATCCGTGGAAAGAACAAAGATATAAAGATGATTGATAACAAGTGAAATGATGATATTTCAAGCGAAAAGCGAATATATTATCAATTTTCATGCCAAATACAAGGTAAATTAGGCTACTTTTAAAAAACGTTTCTATTTTACAAAAGGATAGATGAGGAGTATGATACATCTCATACAACTTAAGAATGTTATTAACTGCTTAATCCTTTATGGAGCGGGGGAACCATCGTATCTGGGGTGAATCCTATGAATGATTCATAGGTAGGGCGTTCCTTCTCTACGTCCGAATCCGTCAGCTAACCTCGTAAGCGATATAGAGAGGTGTTTATCGTGTAGACGTTAAACTGATACCACGAGAAAACCATTCTCGTGTTTTTTCTTTTATGGACTTTAATTTTCAAAAAAAGGCAGGAATGAGGATTCTATGTCGACAAATCAATTAAAAAGGTTGCTTATAGGTTCACCATTACGGACAAAACAACTATCTCATGAAAAATTACCCAAATGGAAGGCATTAGCGGTTTTTTCATCGGATGCCTTATCTTCAGTAGCCTATGCAACTGAGGAGATTTTACTCGTATTGGCTTTGATTGGAACAGGAGCATTTGCTTATTCCTTACCGATCTCGCTGATCATTTTATTTTTACTGTTAATTATTACGATTTCCTATCGCCAGATTATTTTTACTTTTCCTTCAGGTGGTGGAGCGTATCTTGTAGCAAAAGAACATTTAAACATTAATTATAGCTTAATTGCTGGGGCAGCATTGATGATTGACTATATTTTGACTGTCGCAGTAAGCGTGACTTCAGGGGTGGCGGCAATCACTTCTGCTTTTCCATTTTTTATTCCTTGGAGAGTTCTATTATCTGTTTTACTTGTAGTGATCCTTATGGTTCTCAACTTGAGAGGAATTCGTGAATCAGCCACCGTATTTGCTTATCCAACTTATTTATTTATTGGTTCAGTATTGCTGATGATTTTATTTGGGGGATATCAACTCTGGCATGATGGATGGCACGGTTATCCGCAAACAGCAATTCATCATGGGAATTCTCTAATAGGTAGTGGGGCGATTTTATTACTTTTTTTACGAGCATTTGCTTCGGGATGTTCGGCAATGACAGGAGTAGAAGCAATTAGTAATGGAGTTCCCGCCTTTCGGTCACCATCTCCCAAAAACGCAGCGAAAACAATGATTTGGATGTCAGTCATTTTAGCAACAATGTTTTTTGGGATTACGATTCTTGCTTATGGATATGGAATTACACCGAAAGAGCATGAAACTGTTGTTTCCCAAATTGCAGAACATATTTTTGGAAGAGGAATACTCTATTATTTCATACAAATTGTAACGATGTTCATCCTTTTCCTTGCAGCGAATACAAGTTTTGCCGGTTTCCCCCAACTCACTTCCATTATTGCGAAGGATGGGTTCTTACCAAGAAACTTAACAGCACGAGGAGACCGTCTTGTGTTCTCAAATGGGATTATTTTATTAAGTGTGATGGCAATCATATTGATTATTGCCTTCCATGGTGATAGTCATGCTTTGATTCCTCTCTATGCAGTAGGAGTATTTTTATCTTTCACGATTGCTCAGGCTGGAATGGTCAAGTCGTTTATACAAGAAAAAGGAAATAAATGGTTATCTAAGACGATGGTCAATGGTATTGGGACCTTATTTACAGGAATTGTGACCATCGTGACAATTGTTGCCAAGTTTACTGAAGGTGCTTGGATGGTTACTTTAGCCATACCTATTGTTGTCTTAATTTTTTATCGCATCAAAGATCATTATAATGATGTTTCCAATGAGCTACGACTGGAGCAACCGATTCAAATCAGTGAAATGACATCGAAAGTGATTATCCCTATTTCGGGGGTAAGTAAGGTTGTTGCTCAATCGGTATCATATGCGAAAAGTATTTCAGATGATGTGGTTGCGGTTACGGTAGCGTTTGATGATGAACAAGCATCACGAATGAGAGAAAAATGGAATTCTCGGATTCCAAATGTTCCTCTAGTCATTTTACGTTCACCATATCGAACATTGATTCCTCCTTTAATGAAATATATTGATAATTTGGAAAAGTCAAGTGATAACATGTTTATTACGATATTAATACCGCAATTTATTGTAAGAAAATGGTGGCATACATTATTGCATAACCAAACAGCAGTTGTTTTGAGGACCGTTTTGTTGCATAAAAAGAACGTGGTCGTTACAACGATCCCATTTCATTTAAGACATTAAACTTTTTCTCTCTACCATAGACTATAGAATCGAATGAGTCTATTCTATATAATTAAGACGAGTTCTATTTTGAAATGATAAACTTTAATTCATGAATGGAAAGTGATGGGGATGGAAGAAAAATTAGCGATTGATATATTTGTTCAATTTTCAACCAGGAATTTATCCGAATTTAAAAAGGCCATTCCAAAAATAAAAATGATTTTAATGAAAGATCTACAGTTAGATGATCGGTTTCATCCCAAAAAGTATGTTCGTTATTATCTAACATTGAAAATATTAAGAATGTCTGACCAAATGCCGATTCATCCAGATTTTAATATTTCACAACAACGAATTGAACGTATCCATAATGCAGCACTTACCCTTGATATTTTAGAGATGAAGCTTTATTCGATAACAGGCTTGAACGAGGATTTGTTTTGCCATGTTGAGGTTGGTGGTGTTTATGTTTTGGAGAATGAAGAAGAAGCAAATGTAGACCCGTGGTACAGTATTTAAAAAAAGCAGACGATATGAAAAATGTCGTCTGCTTTTTTGAAGTATATCTTGTTCATTATCTCGTTTTTTTATTCGGTTGAAACTGTTCAGCATTTTCTTTTGCCATTTGCATTTCTTCATAAAGACCTTTTTGATCTGCATTGACTCGAAGTTTCTGAGGTGTTTTATGTTTTTCTTCTCCCATCTATTTAAGCCTCCTTTCGTTTTTTCTAGTGTTCGATGGGAAAGATCGTTTCATGTATAAAAAGAGGTTGTCTATGATTGACAATAATTCCAATTATGGTACATTTAAAATGTTGGGAAACGCTTTCATATGGAGTTAAAACTCCATATGAATAAGTTCGGCTTTATCAAATCTAACTTTTGACTTCAGACTTTCTGAACAAATTTTGCGAAGCAAAAATTGTTCATTAGGGAGAGATGTGTTATGCAACAATTGGATCAATTTCGGGATCAAATTATGTCTAAGGAGATTGGTTCACTTATTATACCTTTTCAGAATGTGATTACTGTAAGATCAACATGGAATTTAGAAAAGGCTTTAAGTAAATTGATGGAATCTGGTTGGTCTTCTGTCCCTGTTCTAAATGAGGCGGATGAAGTAGAAGGGGTTATCAGTAAATCGGAAATCCTTGAATACGCTAGGATGGAGAAAGTCCCATATTATCTTGATTTTCGTCGTAAATTCGTCCATGATGCGATGAAGCAAAATGTCCCGATGTTAAGTGATGATACCATATTACGCTATGGAATCGAATTACTTGTGGATTGGCCGTATTTGCCTATTGTCAATCATGATCGGAAATTCATCGGAATCTTAACTAGACGATCAGTATTAGATTATTTGCTAAAAGAGTTCTATGAAGCCGAATAAATTCATTTCATAATTTTTAAATAGTTCTATTGAATCAAAAAGAAATGTGAACTAAAATCAAAGTGTAGTAATGAAAGCGTTATGATTAACCTCATAAATTTTTTATGAGGTTTCTAATTAAACAGGTCATCAGATGACCATATAATCTTGTGAATGGGTGTGAGGAAAGTGAAGGTTTCTCTTTTTGCAACTTGTATTACTGATATGTTTTATCCCAATGCGGGAAAAGCGGCGGTAAATCTATTACGTCGTTTTGGGGTAGGGGTGGATTTTCCACAAGGTCAAACGTGCTGTGGACAGCCTGCTTATAATAGCGGTTATATGGAAGAAGCAAAGCAAGCTGCCAAGCAAATGATTCGTGCTTTTGAACATAGTGAATACATCATTGGCCTCTCTGGTTCCTGTAGTTCCATGTTAAAAAAACATTATGTGGAATTATTTGAGGGAGATCCAGAATGGTATCCGAAAGCGGTTTCACTCTCTGAGAAAGTGTATGAATTCTCCCAGTTCTTTGTCGATGTATTAGGTATTACCGACGTGGGTGCTGAATTAAATGCCACTGTCACACTTCATATTGCTTGTCATACACGTCGAGGTATGGGAGTTGTCGATCAACCAGAGCAAATGTTACGTGCTGTGAAAGGACTAAAATTTGTTCCACTACCAAATGCAGAAGATTGCTGTGGTTTTGGTGGTACTTTCTCCGTGAAGAATCCAGAAATCTCTGAGGAAATGGTTCAGGAAAAAACGGAACATATAGAGGAGACAGGTGCTGAAATTTTAGTTGGAACAGATCTGGCTTGTCTAATGAATATTGGTGGACGGTTACGACATAACGGAAAACCAATACCAATGATGCATATTGCAGAAATATTAGAACGGGGGTTGGCGAATAAATGAGTAAAGAAACCCACCAAAGATTAGTTGAACGTGTAAATAAGGCTAAGAAGGATCAATTCCTCAAGCAATCGTTACAAAAAGCCCAAGCTCGCTTTCGTGACGGAAGAAAAGCAAGAGCAGATGAATTAGGAAATCTTGAGGAATGGAAAGAAAGAGCAAGTCAGATTCGTAGACACACGATTGAAAATCTCGATAGTTATTTAGAACAATTTGCTAATAATGTTCGCAAGTTAGGTGGAAAGATTTATTTTGCTAGTACAGACAAAGATGCAATCGATTACATTAAAAAAGTAGTGAAAGAAAAAGATACCCATTCGATTGTAAAATCAAAGTCGATGGTTTCGGAAGAGATGCATTTAAATAAGGCATTAGAAGCTGAAGGAATCCGAATGGTAGAAACGGATTTAGGGGAATATATTATTCAATTAGCAAATGAAACCCCCTCCCATATTATCGTACCTGCGATTCATAAGAATAAAGAACAAGTGGCCGAATTATTCTCAAAAGTAGCAGGTAAGGAATTACCTACTGATCCGCATGAGCTTACCGAATTTGCCCGTAAGACGTTACGACAAGAGTATTTTAAAGCAGAAGTAGGAATTACGGGTTGTAACTTTGCCATTGCAGAATCGGGTTCATTTGTTCTTGTTACAAACGAGGGAAATGCTCGGATGAGTACCACTCTTCCACGAACACATATCGTGATCATGGGGATGGAGCGTATCGTACCCACATGGGAGGATTTAGATGTTGTTCTTTCTTTATTACCACGCCATGCGACGGGCCAAAAAATCACTAGTTATGTAACAGCGATAACGGGACCAAAACAGCCGCAAGATATTGATGGTCCAGAAGAGTTGCATATTGTGGTTGTCGATAATGGACGTTCGGGTATCTTGGGAACAAAATATCAAGAAGTTCTCAAGTGTATCCGTTGCGGGGCTTGTCTAAATGTATGTCCAGTATATCGTCATATTGGCGGGCACGCTTATGGAAGTGTCTATCCTGGACCGATCGGTGCGGTATTATCTCCATTATTAAGTGATAAGGAAGATCATAAAGAGTTACCATTTGCTTCAACGTTATGCTATGCTTGTTCAGAAGTTTGCCCAGTAAAAATTCCATTAGCTGAGTTACTGATTGAGCATCGTAAAGATTATGTAGATAGTAAACGGTCTTCTTTTGGTGAACGGATGGCAATGAAAGTGTTTGGAATGGTTGCTGGAAGTCAAACTCTTTATGAGACAGCCACTAAAGCAGCTCACTCTTTAACAAAGCCGGTTACAAAGGATGGTTACTTTAATAGGGCCCTGCCTGTTTTACGTAATTGGACTGATGTCAAAGATATGCCGCAACCAGCAAAAGAAACCTTTAGGGATTGGTGGAATAAAGAGGGAAAGGATGCTGGTAAAGAATGAGCAAATCATTGAATCATGATCAAGAAAGTTTCTTAAATCATATTTCTAAACGATTGGGACGTGAACGTCGTTCCAATGTTTCACCTCCCAAATATGATCAATTTCCATGGGATCATCTCTACCAAGGAATGGATCAAGAGGGATTGATCCAGCAATTCATTAAAAATCTTGAAGCGATTGCCGGAAAAGTTCGACGTATTTCTTTAGCTGATGTAGCAAATGAGATTATAAATATTATTGATGAGATTCAAGCAAAAAAAGTAATTATCTGGGATGATCCAAGGTTAGAACAATATGGAATTGAAGAAGCGTTAAAAGATAAGATAGAGTATATGAAGTGGGAGACAACCAAAGGATTCGAAACACTTACTCAATATGCCGAAAAAAGCCAGATGGGCATAACGGTGACTGAATTAGGATTGTCAGAAACAGGTACAATTGTCCTATATAATGAGGGTGGCAAGGGGAGAAGTGTGAGCCTTCTTCCAGAAGTTCATGTTGCGATTTTACCTTCAGAAAAGATCGTCACTCGGTTAACTCAAGCGTTGCAAATGATCAAAAGAACTTTTGATGAGAAAGGGCGTCTCCCTTCCCTCATTAACTTCATTTCCGGACCAAGCAGAACATCTGATATTGAGATGGTACTAACGACAGGAGTACATGGGCCAAAAGAATTATATGTTTTAATTGTCGATTAGACCATGATTAGAACCTCTCTTAATTGAAGAGAGGTTCTTTTTGTGTGCGGACGGCATGGTACGAAATTCGTAGAGCCTGTATAAGCGATTGTAGAGGGAAAAGCTCCTATTTTTGGAGGATCAAATCGTACTTTTCTTGGATATCGTCGATAGTCTTCCATACTGATCAGTTGAGGTACATAATGTATTTTTTTAGTATTTTTGGTATGGAATGAATGCCTAAGAATTGTAAAAGGTCTTAGAAAGGGTATAGACTTTATTCTTTATAGCCATACTAATTAGGAAGAATGAGGAAGATAAGGATGTGAAAATATGTCATCTTGGACAGCGTTGGTACCATTCTTACTAGTTATTCCTATTTCTATTTTTACAAAGCAAGTGATTCCAGGACTGTTTGTCGGGCTACTTGCAGGAAGTTATTTAATGGACCCCAGTCTACTGGGTGGGTTAAGAAAATTTTTATATTATCTTGTACATAATTTGGTCCAAACGAATAATATAAGAATTATCATCTTTTTATATGTGTTTGCTGGACTAGTGAGTATGATTAAGTTAACTGGCGGAATCAAAGGATTCGTTCATCTCGTTAGTAAAAAAGTAAAAACGAAACGTTCTGCTTTTATGCTGACATGGCTATCGACGATTGGAACATTTAGTGATCCAGATTTTCGCATTGTTACGATTGCTCCGATCATGAAAGCATTAAAACAAAGATTAAAATTATCATCGCAAGAACTAGGTTTTGCAATCGAAGCAACTTCTAATCCTGTTGTAGCATTGATCCCCATAGCAACGGCGTTTGTAGGTTATATGGTCTCTGTGATTCAACTTTCTTTAGAAAAAGTTGGGATACATGATAAACCCTACACAGTATATGTAAAAAGCATTCCTTTTAATTTTTTCTCTATTGTCATGATTTTAGTTGGAATCTATTATAGCTTTTTTAAACATTCAAAAGAAACAAAGATGGTAAATACGGGGGAAAATCCTCAAGCTGATCAAGGAGAAGAAGCATTAGATGCCTGCTATCGTGCTTACGAAAAGGAAACTCCGATTAAACCTTGGAATTTAATTTTACCCTTAGCGACTGTTTTAACATTAACCTTGTTCTTAAGTTGGTGGGATGGACATTTTAAAACAAAAAGTTTTTTTGATGCGTTTATTCAAAGTGATGCTCTGGGTGTTATGTTGGAAGGATTATTTATTACTCTTATCTTAACGATTGTTTTTTTCTTGTTTCAGAAGTTTAAGTTCAACGACCTCTTGACTCATTTTGTTAAGGGGGGGAACGAATTGATGTCCGTGATAATCTTACTAGCACTCATTTGGGGAGTATCTGATGTTTCTGAAGCATTAGGTTTTTCGAAATTCATCATTGCGCATATTGGCAGTTGGATTCCTCATTATTTAATTGCCCCTGCTTTGTTCTTGATTGGAGCTATTATTTCCTATTTCATCGGTTCATCATGGGGAACGTGGGGATTATTGATGCCTCTAGGTGTAACATTGGCTCATACCTCTGGTACTAACATTCTATTAGCAGTAGGAGCTGTCTTCTCAAGTGGAACATTTGGGGCATTTGCTTCACCATTAAGTGATAATACAAATACATTGTGTACGATTTTAGACTTACCGATTATCGAGTATTCCCGCTATAAGTTAGTTCCTTCATTAGTGGCAGCAAGTATGACGACCATACTTTTTGGAGTAGCGTCATTTTTGTTTAGATAGAATTTTTAAGTATAATTTATAATTATAGTTAAAAATGTCAAAAGTGCAGAAAATAGTTGATCAGTAAAACTTACTTTGGTAAGATTTAGTTAAAATTAATGTATAAAATAAA contains:
- a CDS encoding LutB/LldF family L-lactate oxidation iron-sulfur protein, giving the protein MSKETHQRLVERVNKAKKDQFLKQSLQKAQARFRDGRKARADELGNLEEWKERASQIRRHTIENLDSYLEQFANNVRKLGGKIYFASTDKDAIDYIKKVVKEKDTHSIVKSKSMVSEEMHLNKALEAEGIRMVETDLGEYIIQLANETPSHIIVPAIHKNKEQVAELFSKVAGKELPTDPHELTEFARKTLRQEYFKAEVGITGCNFAIAESGSFVLVTNEGNARMSTTLPRTHIVIMGMERIVPTWEDLDVVLSLLPRHATGQKITSYVTAITGPKQPQDIDGPEELHIVVVDNGRSGILGTKYQEVLKCIRCGACLNVCPVYRHIGGHAYGSVYPGPIGAVLSPLLSDKEDHKELPFASTLCYACSEVCPVKIPLAELLIEHRKDYVDSKRSSFGERMAMKVFGMVAGSQTLYETATKAAHSLTKPVTKDGYFNRALPVLRNWTDVKDMPQPAKETFRDWWNKEGKDAGKE
- a CDS encoding (Fe-S)-binding protein translates to MKVSLFATCITDMFYPNAGKAAVNLLRRFGVGVDFPQGQTCCGQPAYNSGYMEEAKQAAKQMIRAFEHSEYIIGLSGSCSSMLKKHYVELFEGDPEWYPKAVSLSEKVYEFSQFFVDVLGITDVGAELNATVTLHIACHTRRGMGVVDQPEQMLRAVKGLKFVPLPNAEDCCGFGGTFSVKNPEISEEMVQEKTEHIEETGAEILVGTDLACLMNIGGRLRHNGKPIPMMHIAEILERGLANK
- a CDS encoding CBS domain-containing protein; translated protein: MQQLDQFRDQIMSKEIGSLIIPFQNVITVRSTWNLEKALSKLMESGWSSVPVLNEADEVEGVISKSEILEYARMEKVPYYLDFRRKFVHDAMKQNVPMLSDDTILRYGIELLVDWPYLPIVNHDRKFIGILTRRSVLDYLLKEFYEAE
- a CDS encoding APC family permease is translated as MSTNQLKRLLIGSPLRTKQLSHEKLPKWKALAVFSSDALSSVAYATEEILLVLALIGTGAFAYSLPISLIILFLLLIITISYRQIIFTFPSGGGAYLVAKEHLNINYSLIAGAALMIDYILTVAVSVTSGVAAITSAFPFFIPWRVLLSVLLVVILMVLNLRGIRESATVFAYPTYLFIGSVLLMILFGGYQLWHDGWHGYPQTAIHHGNSLIGSGAILLLFLRAFASGCSAMTGVEAISNGVPAFRSPSPKNAAKTMIWMSVILATMFFGITILAYGYGITPKEHETVVSQIAEHIFGRGILYYFIQIVTMFILFLAANTSFAGFPQLTSIIAKDGFLPRNLTARGDRLVFSNGIILLSVMAIILIIAFHGDSHALIPLYAVGVFLSFTIAQAGMVKSFIQEKGNKWLSKTMVNGIGTLFTGIVTIVTIVAKFTEGAWMVTLAIPIVVLIFYRIKDHYNDVSNELRLEQPIQISEMTSKVIIPISGVSKVVAQSVSYAKSISDDVVAVTVAFDDEQASRMREKWNSRIPNVPLVILRSPYRTLIPPLMKYIDNLEKSSDNMFITILIPQFIVRKWWHTLLHNQTAVVLRTVLLHKKNVVVTTIPFHLRH
- a CDS encoding LutC/YkgG family protein: MSKSLNHDQESFLNHISKRLGRERRSNVSPPKYDQFPWDHLYQGMDQEGLIQQFIKNLEAIAGKVRRISLADVANEIINIIDEIQAKKVIIWDDPRLEQYGIEEALKDKIEYMKWETTKGFETLTQYAEKSQMGITVTELGLSETGTIVLYNEGGKGRSVSLLPEVHVAILPSEKIVTRLTQALQMIKRTFDEKGRLPSLINFISGPSRTSDIEMVLTTGVHGPKELYVLIVD